The Corylus avellana chromosome ca8, CavTom2PMs-1.0 genome has a segment encoding these proteins:
- the LOC132190999 gene encoding protein RESTRICTED TEV MOVEMENT 3-like, whose amino-acid sequence MEVVHPLSADNDGTGIIQSTRDLPPAHYTFQIKNFPKLLGMEEEKCNSGEFEVGGYQWRLVLYPNGKNNSNVNGHISLYLAIVATNDLPLGWEVNVHIRFFVFDQIQDKYMSIQDASGKVRRFHKLKTQWGFDQLLSHDTLNDSSNGYLVDDTCVFGVEVFVIKCMGKGESLSIINEPQSNYFTWRIDNYTDMKAEVHYSEHFTVEGRRWKLRLYPKGYGTGAGTYLSLYLALGDSETLPPNKKLCAKYKLRIRDQIHGNHHEETVDHWFSDPRIGNGLHEFLSLRDLKDASKGYLVRDGLFIECKIYAISIPF is encoded by the exons ATGGAAGTGGTACACCCTCTTTCGGCTGACAATGATGGAACTg gaaTCATACAATCAACTAGAGATCTTCCACCAGCTCATTATACATTTCAAATCAAGAATTTCCCAAAACTGTTAGGGATGGAGGAGGAAAAATGTAACTCGGGCGAGTTTGAAGTTGGCGGCTACCAATG GAGATTGGTACTTTACCCAAATGGGAAAAACAATAGCAATGTGAACGGTCATATCTCTCTATACTTGGCAATAGTAGCTACCAATGACCTTCCACTTGGGTGGGAGGTTAACGTGCACATAAGATTCTTTGTGTTTGATCAAATCCAAGACAAGTATATGAGTATTCAAG ATGCGAGTGGGAAGGTAAGACGCTTCCATAAATTGAAGACCCAATGGGGATTCGATCAATTGCTTTCCCATGATACTCTCAATGATTCATCAAATGGTTATCTTGTTGACGACACTTGTGTCTTTGGGGTGGAAGTTTTTGTTATTAAATGTATGGGTAAAGGGGAGAGTTTGTCAATAATAAATGAACCTCAGAGTAACTATTTCACTTGGAGGATTGACAACTATACGGACATGAAAGCTGAAGTTCATTACTCTGAGCATTTCACTGTTGAAGGGCGAAGATG GAAGTTGAGACTCTATCCGAAAGGATATGGAACAGGAGCAGGCACATACTTGTCACTTTATCTCGCCTTAGGTGATTCAGAAACTCTTCCTCCCAACAAAAAATTGTGTGCAAAATACAAGCTGCGAATAAGGGACCAAATCCATGGCAATCACCATGAAGAGACAG TTGACCACTGGTTCTCTGATCCTCGCATCGGTAATGGTCTCCACGAGTTTTTGTCATTGAGAGATCTCAAGGACGCATCAAAGGGCTACTTGGTGCGTGATGGTTTGTTCATTGAATGTAAAATTTATGCCATATCCATTCCTTTTTAA
- the LOC132191000 gene encoding uncharacterized protein LOC132191000, whose amino-acid sequence MEDKTCYPLPADNDETGIVQSTRDLPPAHYTFQVKNFSLLLGMEEEKCYSGQFEVGGYQWRLVLYPNGKKISNGNGHISLYLAIAATDGLPLGWEVNANIRFFVFDQIRDKYISLIYLQLLVNLNNLDASGRVRRFHKLKTEWGFDQLLSHDALDDSSNGYLVDDTCALRAEVFVIKCSGKGETLSMINEHQSNIFTWRIDNYTNMKDELYSGHFTIEGRRWKLRLNPKGYGTGAGTCLSLYLYLRDSETIPPNKKLCAKYKLRVRDQIHGNHHEKTVDSWFPDRTIGYGVHEFLPLRDLRDESKGYLVCDGLFIECKIDAISVFFFKGFLLKLTLCLNWRSIV is encoded by the exons ATGGAAGATAAAACTTGCTATCCTCTCCCTGCTGACAATGATGAAACTg gAATTGTACAATCAACTAGAGATCTCCCACCAGCTCATTATACATTTCAAGTCAAGAATTTCTCATTACTGTTAGGGATGGAGGAGGAAAAATGTTACTCAGGCCAGTTTGAAGTTGGCGGCTATCAATG GAGATTGGTACTCTAcccaaatgggaaaaaaattaGCAATGGGAACGGTCACATCTCGCTATACTTGGCAATAGCAGCTACCGATGGCCTTCCACTTGGCTGGGAGGTTAATGCGAACATAAGATTCTTTGTGTTTGATCAAATCCGAGACAA ATATATCTCGCTAATATATTTACAATTGCTTGTGAACCTCAACAACTTAGATGCGAGTGGGAGGGTAAGACGCTTCCATAAATTGAAGACTGAATGGGGATTCGATCAGTTGCTTTCTCATGATGCTCTCGATGATTCATCAAATGGTTATCTTGTTGACGACACTTGTGCCTTGAGAGCGGAAGTTTTTGTTATTAAATGTAGTGGCAAAGGGGAGACTTTGTCAATGATAAATGAACATCAAAGTAATATTTTCACTTGGAGGATTGACAACTATACGAACATGAAAGATGAACTATACTCTGGGCATTTCACTATTGAAGGGCGAAGATG GAAGTTGAGACTCAATCCGAAGGGATATGGAACAGGAGCAGGCACATGCTTGTCTCTTTATCTTTACTTACGTGATTCAGAAACTATTCCTCCCAACAAAAAATTGTGTGCAAAATACAAGTTGCGAGTAAGGGACCAAATCCATGGCAATCACCATGAAAAGACag TTGACAGCTGGTTCCCTGATCGCACCATCGGTTATGGTGTCCACGAGTTTTTGCCATTGAGAGATCTTCGGGACGAATCAAAGGGCTACTTGGTATGTGATGGTTTGTTCATTGAATGCAAAATCGATGCcatttccgtttttttttttaaaggatttctcctcaaattaacACTATGTTTAAATTGGAGAAGCATTGTCTAA